One window of Quercus robur chromosome 5, dhQueRobu3.1, whole genome shotgun sequence genomic DNA carries:
- the LOC126728026 gene encoding uncharacterized protein LOC126728026 — translation MVTLRIGGYDVKRVMIDQGSAVDIMYPDLYKGLGLKLESLAAYSSPLVSFEGRMVAPKGQIRLPVQTGMDVVEVDFIVVDFFSPYTAIMGRPWLHTQGAVSSTLHQKVKYPFGGQVLEIVGSQVAVRQCLVAVIQHRPEAETSATANNGL, via the coding sequence ATGGTCACGCTGAGAATTGGTGGGTACGATGTcaaaagggtgatgattgatcaaggtagTGCTGTAGATATAATGTACCCAGATTTGTATAAGGGGCTAGGTCTGAAGCTAGAgagcttagcagcctacagttcccctctggtgagttttgagggaaggaTGGTCGCTCCAAAAGGACAGATCAGACTACCCGTGCAAACCGGTatggatgtggtggaggtggacttcattgttgTAGACTTTTTCTCTCCATACACAGCTATTAtgggcagaccttggcttcatacccAAGGAGCAGTCTCATCTACTCTACATCAGAAAGTGAAGTACCCATTTGGAGGCCAAGTATTGGAGATAGTAGGAAGCCAGGTTGCAGTTCGGCAGTGCCTGGTAGCGGTTATACAACATCGGCCAGAGGCAGAGACCTCGGCTACCGCCAATAATGgattatag